From Stenotrophomonas sp. SAU14A_NAIMI4_8:
GCGTCGTTGCGCCCCCACACCGCCAGCAGCGGCGGCGTGCGGTCGCGGAAGTACGCATGCAGTTGCGGGTACATCGCCACGTTGGTGCGGTAATCCAGGATCAGGTCCAGCTGGATATCCAGATTGCCTGGCCGCGCCAGACGCTCGTTGTCCAGCGTGTAGGTTTCCGGCGCGATGCGCAGCGCATCGGGCGCGCCGTGGGTGTACTGCCACTGGATGCCTTCCGGGCTGAACATGCTGCGCAGTGCATCGCGGTTGGCCGCGGTCGCTGCGCTCCAGTAGCGCTTGATCGGCGCCCACAGTTCGCCCAGGCCTTCTTCATAGGCATTGCCATTCTGCGAAACGATGGCGGTGATGCGTTCCGGGTGTTGGGTGGCCAGGCGCCAGCCGACCGGTGCGCCGTAGTCGAACACCTGGATGGCGTAGCGATCGATGCCGATCACTTCGGTGAAGCGGTCGATGGTGGTGGCCAGGTTGGCGAAGGTGTAGGCGTACTTTTCGCGCGGCGGCGCCTCGGTGAAGCCGAAGCCAGGCAGGTCCGGGGCAATCACGTGGTAGCGGTCGGCCAGCATGGGGATCAGTTCGCGGTACATGAAGGACGAGGAGGGCAGGCCGTGCAGCAACAGCACGGTGGGTGCCTTGGGGTCGCCGGCTTCGCGGTAGAACACGCGCACGTCGTCCACCTGGGCGTAGTGGAAGGTGACGGCCGGCGCGGCGGCGTGGGCAGAGGCAACGGCGAGGGCACCGGCAAGGCCGGTTGCCAGACGGGCAGGGGTGTTCATGGTGTGGGTTCCTCAGGCGAACTGCTGGAACGCGTGGCTGCTGCCGCGCGAGATCTTGCCCTGGTCGAACAGGCGCAGGATCGGGAAGTCGACGTCGTTGCGGCCGACCTTCCACAGGTAGTTGGTGATGAAGTTCAGCGCCAGGTGGCCGAACACTTCCACGATGTCCTCATCGCCCCAGCCCCCGGCGCGCACGGCCTGCAGTTCTTCATCGGTTACGTCGCCCTTGTGGCGCACCAGCAGCAGCACGAAGTCGAGCAGCGCCTGTTCCTTCGGGTCGGTGGACTTGCCGTGGCGGGCCAGTTCAATGTCTTCCTCGGTGAGCTTCTGCAGCTTGGCGATGGCGGCCAGCAGGGAGATGCAGTATTCGCAGCCGTTTTCTTCACCGATGGCCAGGCCGATCTTGCGCGCCAGCTGCTTGCTGAAGCGGCCGTCGGTGAGGTTCTGGAACAGGGCCAGGTAGCTGTTCATGGTGGCCGGCGAGTTGGCCAGCGCCGTCATGATGATGGGCAGCTTGCCGAATTTGGCCTTGGTCTGTTCCAGCAGCGGCTGCTGGGCCGGGGTGGCGGTTTCGGGGGTGACGAGGGCGATACGGGACATGGAAAGTTCCTTGAGCGGATTGGATTGAAATGTACCGAACGGTCGGTACGGGCTGAATTGAATCCGAACGATCGGTCCACGTCAAGCTTGAATTGGACCGAAC
This genomic window contains:
- a CDS encoding carboxymuconolactone decarboxylase family protein: MSRIALVTPETATPAQQPLLEQTKAKFGKLPIIMTALANSPATMNSYLALFQNLTDGRFSKQLARKIGLAIGEENGCEYCISLLAAIAKLQKLTEEDIELARHGKSTDPKEQALLDFVLLLVRHKGDVTDEELQAVRAGGWGDEDIVEVFGHLALNFITNYLWKVGRNDVDFPILRLFDQGKISRGSSHAFQQFA
- a CDS encoding alpha/beta hydrolase — its product is MNTPARLATGLAGALAVASAHAAAPAVTFHYAQVDDVRVFYREAGDPKAPTVLLLHGLPSSSFMYRELIPMLADRYHVIAPDLPGFGFTEAPPREKYAYTFANLATTIDRFTEVIGIDRYAIQVFDYGAPVGWRLATQHPERITAIVSQNGNAYEEGLGELWAPIKRYWSAATAANRDALRSMFSPEGIQWQYTHGAPDALRIAPETYTLDNERLARPGNLDIQLDLILDYRTNVAMYPQLHAYFRDRTPPLLAVWGRNDAIFIPAGAEAFKRDLPKAEVHFYDTGHFALESHVQEIGPVIRAFLDANL